In Corvus cornix cornix isolate S_Up_H32 chromosome 22, ASM73873v5, whole genome shotgun sequence, the DNA window TGTATGTTGCTACTCTAAGCCTTGTGACCCTCTGAGAGGTCACGTTGTGTCAAtggcagagatggaaaaatgtactttatttttctggtttatgtcTAATGAAAGCAGAGTGGTTCTCTTTGACTCCAGTTAAAAAAACTGCCACAAAATAGTAACTAGAAGCCAACTGCAGACAGGATTAGAGGATTCCCTTGACAGTGTTTGTGTCAGTTCACAAGACTAATTTACTCCTTTACCACAAACACAAACACCCTCCAGAGGATCCTCTTTTTTGCTCTCTTAATCACGAGAATGATTGACAAATGCTAAAAGCCTTCCTCTCCCTTGCCCcgtttaggatttttttcccctgtggcCTCCTGGCTCAgactttccattttatttcctcctgtttctgAAAGCGATGCCTACACCCAGAGCTGAGCCACAGAAAATGGACCACAAGCAAAGCTCTGGGATCTTGTTCTCTTCTGAGGGTTCATGAAGATAAATCatcaatcccagcccaggaCCATTTTTGCAACACCCCCAGCCCTTTTTTCCATCAGTTCTGTGCATGTTTCAcctcaaaaaaacctccaagtaCTGTCTTTTATGTTgctgaaaagaaactttttaaagaattccCAGAACAACACATAAATGTCTTCCAGTTACAGGACAACGTCTGTTCTGTCACTTGTAACATGAAAACTTTTCATCACTGGGGGCTTTCACCGATTTCTGGGCTCTTACAGCTCTGAGCCTTTCTGTATCTGTCCTCCTATCTATATATATCCTATATTCCTTTCCAGGAATTGCAAGAGGAGAACAAAAAGCCAGAAATGCAGGTTGTAGTTGGGAATGCCAGAGCCCAACAAGCTCTGATTGCCCAAATGAGCTGCATCTGAGCCTCTCCCCACAAACCCCCCGCCCCTtggcccaggagctgcagataAGCTCAGGCTCTTCTCTTTAACCCTCTCTGAGAGGCTTAAAATTGCTCTTTCCtagctctgttttgttttggtttttgtttgcctGGTGGTTACTGGACTGTCAGTTGAAGCTGTCATCGATGCCAGCCCTGCTTGGTTCTGCTCACAGGAATGAAAACCTGACTTCTTCCAGGGGAAATCAAAGTTCTGACAACCTTGTGTTACAGAAGTTTTGTGAGCAGTGAGTTCACACTCCAGcatgcagagaaaaagcaagtaTTAGCTTCAATTATCTTCCTGCAACAGGATTAtaatttcctggttttttccCACAAACATCAAGCCAAGTGAGAAGAAGGTGTGTTGGATTATTGGGCTGAAGGACTTTGCACAGACCCTTTGGAACGAAACTCAATCCAAGATAGTAAGAAAAAACCCATTCCTTACAGACTGCAACCGGTACCTTTACACCTCAATTTCAATTCAGATAATTTCTTATGGCAGGGATACTCCAGTTGTTGCTCCAGTTATTTTCAGCAGCATCAGCCAACATGGATATTGTGCCTTTCTCGATATCCTTCTGTCTCTCCTGCCCTTGCCATATCTACACCTCAAAGGTTTCTACCCTGCTTTATTATACACTTCAGTAAAGCTGGTGTTTCTTGTTTGGATGCAGTTCTTGGCTGGTAGAGTGGATGTTAATGGATGTGGATATCTTGAAGGTGCTGTAAATCAAAGTGAAATTAATGTAGGTTTGGGGAAGTTGTTCTGCATGGAATGATGAGCACAGTTGTCTGAAGAGGTTTTTGTAGCAGTTTAAGAGTGTCTGTCTCGTGGGCAATCTGCATTGGGAGTGGTCTGGCtgatggaatcatggaattataggcatttaggttggaaaagacctcttggatcattgagtccagccgTCCAAgtccaccattaaaccatgtccctgcATGGCACCTTCACATCTGTCAAATCCCTCCAGAACTGGTTGATGGGACCATGTTTTGGTCTGTTCCATAGCcacaaagctgcagagctggtgaaAGCTCTGGTTGCCCAGCCAGGCATGCAGTGAGCTCCACCAGGGTTTCAACAAGGAGGATTTTATACATCTGGAAAGTCAGATCCCTGCTACAAGATCCTGCCAGGATCACTTCCCTTCCCTATCCCAACTGGACCTGGCTGCAGGACAGACCTGAAAGTGCTCTGCATCAAGATGTGTGTCCTTGGCTTTTCTGAGGACTTTTTTTAGTGCCACTTCTCTGTTTAATcagtttttttgtctttaaacaaaagcagcaaatagGTTTTGAAAGCCCTATtatatatgctttaaaaataacccaCTAACCCCCCAAAATTAGGGAAACAAACCTCCAGAGTTTCCTTACAAGGGATCAAAGGAAGATGCAAAGCCATTCTGGAGCCCAGAAGATTTCTTAAATccaaagcaaattaattaaCAACAGCTCTGTGTGGGCAACCACATTTGCAGATGAAAAGTGTGTTTAATGCATTCTCCCAAACCCTTCTTGGGTATGTTTCAGTCATCTTGGCAAGCAGCATTCCAACGTGCTGACATCCTGGCCAGCATGAGCCAGGCCCTTCAGGGCTCCTCCTTAGGAAACAGTTCCAATCCAGCACTTCCCAGTATTgaccaagaggaaaaaactgtgaatttttggggttttctcaTTAGCAACAGGTTTTTGTGTGTCTTGATAAATCTTGGTAAAACCAATACAggttaattgaaaaaaaagttatttataaggttgaaaaaacaggaaaaaaaaaaagaaaaccccccaaatatttattttcatgtttaggtaaggctgttttttccttaagtGTCCATATTGTCTTACTTACTTACTTACTAAAGCTTCCATAAaatcttactttatttttcctgtacaGCATAAGCCCTTTCCATAAGAAAAGCCCTGAAATTGACCAAGTCATAAATTTTAGTTTCCATGTTTGAAAAACCAATATTTAATGGCAGAGTGCAGCTCAGTGAGATGAGCCACATCCCTCACCCTCAGCTATAGGTGTGAAATTAGTATTCTGCTTTTACATCCTGCAACTGCATCAAAGGTAACTGAGCAAGgtttaattaaaattctaatTACTTCTTTATATTCCgcaaagcagaacaaatccCCAGCTTTGCTCCCCTTTGGAATGACAACTGGAGAATAAATATTCATCTCCAGCATGGTGGCTGAGCCAGTGTTTGGCCAGTGGGCTCAATGGGTTCCCAGAAAAGATGCAAACCAGAGAAGTATAAAATTAGTTGGAAGGATCCTCACTGCTGTCTCCTGACTAGTCATAtgaaaaatgggataaaaagattaattttgtttggtGTTATGGTATCTCACAGGGTGAATTGCCTGATAGgaagctgatatttttttccttagagtGGGAATCATCAGTGCTGAGCACTCCAGGAGATCTGTGAACAGCTACTCCAACCCTGAATGTATTTATATCCTGACATTTATACGTTTAAGTCACCTGGCTTCAAACATAAACATACAGACCCCTAAAGatcctgttcctgcagcagagatggTCACAATATCTGCTCTAGTTCACAAAGAGGATTTTCTACATGGAAAAACTACAAGATTGTTTCCCTGgttttcagaattttgtttctCACCACCAGACACGTTTGGTCTGATTTGAGACTCACGTTTTTTTCACGCTCCCTGCTTTGTGGTGGtgagtgttttgggttttgacagcttttcaggagaaaattgTTCCCTTGGAGCTTTTCTGATCAGCGTTACCACACCCAGCCACAAGTATAGCCCTCCCTGCCGGGAAGGCATTGGGAGACACACAGGGGTTGGCTCTACTTACCAAGAGGCATTACTACAAAAAATGGGAGCCAGCAGAGGACGAAGCATCCCACAACTATTCCCAGGGTCTTGgcagctttcttttccctggagaaCTTGAGCAGGCGCACAGAGAAGTGGTGCTTGCTCTTGGGGTTGGGCGCAGAGCCGCTCACGCCGGGTACGTTCTTGCGGTGGATGCGGAGGGTCACCTCCTCGGAATGAGATTTCTCTGTCTTCAGCCCAGAGGTCAgccctttgttttcccttttggcCACCACATAGACCCGGCAGTACATCACCAGGATGATGGTCAGGGGGAGGTAGAAGGAGCCCAGTGCTGAGAACAAGACATAGCCGGGCTCCTCGGTGATCTGGCAGATAGTCTCATCCTTTGGGGCTGGCTCCTTCCAGCCGAAAAGGGGCCCAATGGAAATGACCAGGGACAGTGCCCAGAcacacagcagggccaggaggcCCCTCCTCTCTGTCACTATGCTGGGGTACCTCAGTGGGTAGCTCACCCCAATGTATCGGTCGATGGAGATGATGCAGAGGCTCATGATGGAAGCAGTGCAGCAAAGCACGTCAACGGCTGCCCAGATGTTGCAGAAGATTCTCCCAAAGACCCAGTAGCCCAAAATCTCCATGGTAGCTGAGAAGGGCAGGACAGTGGAAGTCAGGAGGAGGTCAGCTACAGCCAGATTGATGATGTAATAGTGGGTGACACTCTGGAGGTGTCTGTGGCAGGCTACAGACAGGATAACCAGGATATtacccaaaaccccaaaaacaatCAGCCCCCCTAGAATAACACCCAGCAAGATGGCCTTGGAAATGTTCACGGGCCCCATGGAGTGGGTGCAGTTGGAGCACTCAGACGAGTTTCCAGGGAGGAAAGCCATGGCTGGTAATGTCCATATGAGTCCACTGAACTTCACCTTTCCAGGCAGGACCAGTGACAAGATCAGTTCTCGGAAGGTCCTACAGGCAACATTTGCCTGACCTTGCTGGGGAAAAGAGTTTTGAAGAACGTCTTAAAattgcagcaccagcagcaatGAGAAAGATGCAGAAACATATTAGAAAACCTACCTTTGCTCCTAAGCTTTCACCAGTATAGCACAGTTGATTCCCTCCAGTTCCAAGTCAAATTTAACtccttctgcattttccttgGGGTGCACAAGTGAGGCTACGCAAACCTGAGGCTGTTTATCTCACTTTCCAGGGTTATGTGATGAGAAATATTGGAGCTGCAGGTTAAAATCATTTCCATCTTTTGGGAAAGGTTGTGTATTTAAGGAAAGTAAATATTCCAAGGGGTCTCCAATTTAAGTTTCTCCTGGGAGGAAATCACTGATGCTTTGAATTGCCTAGTATTAGTCCTGATTCTGCCTTAAAACTGGCTTAGAAACCTGACTGGGTGGAGGTTGCTGCTGTGTCTGCTCAGCAATTTTGTTTGAGATACCCATCACTCCCCATCCTCATCATCTGGGCTGTCAGTCAGAGCTTTCCATGTGTGGAGCATTCATCAGTCGAGGTCCTGGGCTGCAAATTAAAGCTCATTTACATCAGCTTCTGGCTTGCTCTGAGGGGAAGGGTGCAGTTTGCCGtgtgcacagggctgtgctcttGTGCTCTCTGCAGATCCTCACCCCCCTGGAGAAGACAAAAACATGAACAATGTGATTCCCAGAAGCAACACTCGCTGCTAGGGTTCCCATATAAGAATAGAGCAGGAGGCTATTTTAGGGAGCTTTCCTCAGGCTGGCTCCAGCCAGTGGAACCAACCTTTTCCAGCCCAGCATTATTTAACAGCAACTGAGAGATCCATGTGGGTTTTCCTTCCTGAATTCTCCCTCCTTTATGGGGATAGGCATCAATTCTAATTATCAGCTCACCTGAAGAGACCAGTTCTAGGTGAGAAAGAAGCTTGCAGGACACAATTCAGGACTACACAAACTGTGCAGCGGATTTAGAAGCCCAGAATTTAATCTCAGGTTTCTTTATTAAGCAAGACCTTTCCCCACTGAATTTTTAGTCCAGCTGAGCTGCCCATTTTGAAAATCTATAGGGAAAAGCAACTCCAAAGCCAAGCAGAAGATGTTGCAAGGAGCAAGTCTCCTAGTAAGTGACACAACATTTCAGAGTATCTGGAAGCCAAGCTCAGCCTTTGCTGACTAAATATGGAGAAAAGGTACCTCAGATGGAAAAGTGAGGATTAGCCTGGGAACCGAGACCTGGAGGgcatggagaggagagctgCAAGTGGGGGCTGCAAAACGTTTCCCAACACCTCCATATGGATACAGAATTCCCATCCCAAATATTAATCAGAGATGAAAAACCACCACTAAGACTGTGGCTGTAAAACCCCAGATGAGGAAGGACACTCTAAGTGTCCTTTGGGATGAGTCTCTCAGATCACACTTTAAGCAGCAACAACCATCCCATTTACAAACTTCCATGCTAAACTTTCCTGCAGGCAAAAGCATTTCAAACTCTGAAGCCCCAAAATTCCCAGTtcacaggcagggaggaggggggagggggagatgGATAGGTATCACACTGCGGGAATTTTACTTCAGCACACTAAAATGAAATTggatcttttattttctttcctaccaGACGGAATAAGTTGAGGAATAATCCCAAGGAAGAAAAGGACAGATTATACTAAGCACATCCATGAAAAGTGAGTATAATTGTGGTCATTACAGGGTGCAAACTAAGGTCATTATATAGggctgaaagaaaatgtagaaattattaatttgaattttaagcacatgaagaaaaacttcCCAGCGAGACaagatgcagcagaaaagaTTGAGAGAGGTTTCCATGCTAAAAACCAAATAATGCCCAGCCTGTGGAGATAGCTGATGCTGGGAAGAGCAGACCCCAGGCTCCCGTGCCTGCCCCACACTCACCTCTTTAGTCTCTAGAAggcagcacagcttctctgagcatcTGGGAAGGAGATTCTCAGCACAGCAGGCTCGTTTCTTCACGCAGGGATGGGATTCTGCGCCTAGAAAtcctctgctttcctcccttTATTTCCCCACTGGTATttcagcagctggcagggggGCTGATTCCCTGTATCCCGCGGCTGTGAGGGGCTGGCTCCAGGTTCTCTGGAGGGATCCGTGCCCCGTTCAGAGCTCAGCTCCACAccgggaaggagcagcaggaacttTGCTGCCCGGCTGATGTAGCAGAGCCGCAGCAGCCTTGCCATTACCGTAATTCCCTGCCACTCCCGTATTGCCCAGAAAGAAAGAGCACTCTCAAGTGTGGCtttaaatcttcttttcttttttctttttttttttttttccactcaaaCTCTCAGTTCCTGCAGAGACCAGAGAGTGGAAGGCAGAAAACAAGCTCCTGTCTACAAGGTAACACGTAATTTTTTGGatattaaaaagagaatttccTGCAGGACAAATGGAACAAGGAGATGAAGGCAGGACACACTGCTCGTGGATTCTGCGTGGTGGGACAAAGCACAACTGACTGGAGATGGAGgtttaaggaagaaattcctccagGAGAATGTGATGTTGAAGGGAGGTTGATTTTTCACGTGGctcttaatttcatttaaaaaaaaattggtggaAGTCCCTGGTGAAGAACAGATACAAAAGTGATGTCCTGAAGTGAAGCAGACACAGAGTGGGATTTCACAGCCAAAGGCCAGCAAACGCTGTAGCCACAAGGAAGCATTGCCTGTTCTTGCATGACAGactctccacctcctcctcttggGCAGTACTTTGAGAGGGAAAGTTCGGGATTTTGGGTTCAAGAGTTTCATGGACAGAGGCAAATTTGAGTGATGCTCAGATTCCCCCAGGAGAGTACTGAAAGCAGATCTGGGCTTGTCAGCAGCCCTGATCACTCTTCCAACAAATTCAGAGTGCCTGCTTGCTCCTGGGATAGTCATTGCTACTGgagggaaaatttaaaaagcagctcccaggaaTGTGCAGTTTGTGCAGGCTGGGCAAAGAGTTTGGGAAAATGTAGTGACCCTTGAGGCAGCTTCAGCTACACCATCATTTGCTGTCTGTTTGGgagtaaaaaaccccatgagAGGAAACTGCAAAGTgtgggggcaaaaaaaaaaaaaaaaaaaaagaaaagaattcaaACTAATTTTGCAAACTGCAAAAATGAGGTGACTTTTAAATGCTCAGCCGCTGTTTCTCCTCAGTTTTCTTGGCACGTGTGGTCCCTGTTCTGTTGTACATCTAGAGAAGGTGTTACACTAGTTTTTGGAGACTGCTTGGAGgtctcctccttccctgagtAACAAAGGGTACTGGGAGAGAGCAAACTCTAAATGGATGAAGGGAATCTTTCATTACTAAAGACCCTTAAAGGCTGTGATTCAGCAGGTTTATTTTAGATGCCTATCTTCAGATGAGGCAACTCTGTTTCCATCGATCCATTGGGAAATGAGTCTAAATGACtggggggagggaaggcagctgAATCCCACCCTGGGTTTTGTTTCTACTGGTACATAGACCTTGCCATGCTGGTAGCTTGTTCCAGGCTCTTAAATGCaccatggaaataaataaatttatattcatGGCTTTAGTCATTAATATAGTCAAAATAGCAGCTCATCTGTGAGTAATACCCTTGTTAGGGGGCACCTCTCTAGAGTGGatggaagcagaagaaagtgACAGctgattttttcctaaaatcctcagagaaaaatgaatttattgCAGTGAAGAGCTCATACACCTGGAGAGCACCAAGAGCCCAAGGTCCAGACGGTCAATAAACATGGTACAGTGTCCGCAGGAAAAAATGGGCAGGGCAGGATTAGTGTCACATCAACCTTGGTGAAGCAATCTTTGTGCTTGGCTCTGGCAAGACATTGTCTGGAGTTGTCTGTGTCCAGTTTAAAAGTTTTGGATTAATCAAAGTTTGGGGGAAAGCAGTGAGAGGGATGCAAGtctagaaaacaaaaggaggagCTGTTTCATCCCAAACTTTGCACCTCCAAAGACAGATGAAAGCCTGTCCCTGGGGGTTCTGAGCATCCGCCACTGGAATTTTCTAAGAACATATTAGGCAAGAATCTGTCACAGGGTTTTACTCAGCTTTCATCCTCTACTGAGAAAGGATGAACTGTCCCCTGGTGTTCACAGTGTCACTGAATGGTTTGAGTTGTAAGGGACGCTTAAAGTCTTCTATTCCAACCCAAAAGTGTTGTCCCACCCAACATGATTTTCTGAGGTCTCTGAGTTACATAAGGAAGGAACAAAGTCCTGGATGAGCTCCTTGTTCCATCTTTGATCTTTGGCAGGTCCATTTTTGGTGTATCTTTATCTGTGACATAGAGGAAATAATGCTTTTGTCTCCTTTCTCTTATTCATTTGGATTTTAAACCTTCTGAGTAAGGTTTGTACCTGACTCTGCCCAGGTAGCACCCAGAAACCAGATCCTGTGCTTTCTGCGCTGTTAATTATACTCATTAGCAAGGGAGGGTTCCTAGAGAGCTCCAGGAAATCCACAGTTGCTCAGCTCTTTCTGAGCtaaaaaatgctaaaatcaGAGCCTTGAATCCTGACTTTGGGCAGCAACTgtgttttcattacaaatatCTCATCAAAAGGCCCAAATCCAATTGTTTGTGTGTCTGATGGCATTGGATGAAGTGCGGGTGGTAATTGCTCAGCTCAGTGCCAGACCGTGCAGGCAGCTGGACCAGGAGTGGAGGAACTTCTCTGAGGTGCTCCAGGCcttgaaattattatttacttgcccagaaagaagtgaaaagggTTGTTTTGATGAATCATCCCTTAGATTTTAGCAAGGGTTCAACTTCTGCTTGGATAAGAAAGAAGACCCACGCAAAGGCAGGAGATGTTAAATGTTGTCTATTAAACTCGAAGCTGGACTCATTCCACCGTCTTTTAAGACTGGGACAGCCTGAAGCTTTTAGCACAGCTGAGTTGAAGATAAACTGGAAAATTCTGAGTgtttagaaaggaaaaacccaaccccaacCCAGCATAGGGACTCAGAGTGAGCATTCAAaatgtg includes these proteins:
- the ADRA1A gene encoding alpha-1A adrenergic receptor, encoding MAFLPGNSSECSNCTHSMGPVNISKAILLGVILGGLIVFGVLGNILVILSVACHRHLQSVTHYYIINLAVADLLLTSTVLPFSATMEILGYWVFGRIFCNIWAAVDVLCCTASIMSLCIISIDRYIGVSYPLRYPSIVTERRGLLALLCVWALSLVISIGPLFGWKEPAPKDETICQITEEPGYVLFSALGSFYLPLTIILVMYCRVYVVAKRENKGLTSGLKTEKSHSEEVTLRIHRKNVPGVSGSAPNPKSKHHFSVRLLKFSREKKAAKTLGIVVGCFVLCWLPFFVVMPLGSFFPAIKPPDTLFKITFWLGYLNSCINPIIYPCSSQEFKKAFQNVLKAQCLLRKQPAKKQTPSFNLNHPSGQSMESGKGVVRIPVGSGETFYKISKSDGVCEWKIFSAVQGVPAKTAVSKDCTAAKAKSKGFLQECCCAGASGSLVHENCKVPTIKIHSISLSESGEDV